In Stutzerimonas stutzeri, a genomic segment contains:
- a CDS encoding flagellar protein FlaG, producing MDVGKLSGGAAPQTQMTAGSPPSLLKEAGFSTSDRLQPSTAPAKAQEQESTADLVEKLRSQMQNIQRDLSFSVDDSTGDVVVRVIDGESGKIVRQIPSEEILRLTERLDEMRSLLFEAKA from the coding sequence ATGGACGTCGGCAAACTATCTGGCGGAGCCGCACCGCAAACGCAGATGACAGCTGGATCGCCACCCAGCCTCCTCAAGGAGGCTGGGTTTTCTACGTCCGATAGGCTTCAGCCATCAACGGCTCCGGCAAAAGCGCAAGAGCAGGAAAGCACCGCAGACCTGGTCGAAAAGCTTCGGTCGCAGATGCAGAATATCCAACGAGACTTGAGCTTCAGCGTCGACGATTCAACTGGTGACGTGGTTGTTCGCGTGATTGATGGCGAGTCAGGCAAGATCGTTCGGCAGATACCGTCTGAGGAAATCCTTCGCCTCACCGAGCGATTGGATGAGATGCGTAGTTTGCTATTCGAAGCCAAAGCTTGA
- the hepT gene encoding type VII toxin-antitoxin system HepT family RNase toxin: protein MDRLIVERKIDSLQRCLERVRSKTPESVDDLLHDLDLQDVLVLNLSRAVQVCVDIAVHILSERKQPPPETMGKAFDLLAQDGFMDHALAQRLKKSVGFRNLAVHNYDAINWVIVHTIATKHLADFEAFARTVIRQCLDKG from the coding sequence GTGGATAGGCTGATAGTCGAGCGAAAGATCGATTCGCTCCAACGGTGCCTTGAGCGTGTGCGAAGCAAGACGCCCGAAAGCGTCGACGACTTGCTTCATGACCTGGATCTGCAGGACGTGCTGGTTCTTAACTTGAGCCGAGCCGTACAGGTTTGCGTGGATATCGCCGTACACATTCTCAGCGAACGTAAGCAGCCACCCCCGGAAACGATGGGCAAGGCCTTCGATCTACTGGCTCAAGACGGCTTTATGGACCATGCGCTGGCCCAACGCCTGAAAAAATCGGTGGGTTTTCGCAACTTGGCGGTTCACAACTACGACGCCATCAATTGGGTGATCGTGCACACCATTGCGACCAAGCACCTCGCGGATTTCGAGGCTTTTGCCAGAACGGTGATTCGGCAATGTCTGGACAAGGGTTAG
- the moaA gene encoding GTP 3',8-cyclase MoaA translates to MPESQLVDPFGRRITYLRLSVTDRCDFRCTYCMSEDMVFAPRAQILTLEELYAVADAFISLGVKRIRVTGGEPLVRKGLPSLLERLGAREELEDLAITTNGSQLPVLATALREAGVRRLNISLDSLKRERFAELTRRDMLHQVIEGIDAARSAGFRRIKLNSVIQKGRNDDEVLDLVNFAVDRGLDISFIEEMPLGNISSHEREITFCSSEEVRERIELGHQLIRSSHTTGGPSRYWQVAGSETQVGFISPHSNNFCGSCNRVRVTAEGKLVLCLGHEGALDLKTLMRRYPGDSERLRQALVDALQLKPEKHEFRTDEQVQVVRFMSMTGG, encoded by the coding sequence ATGCCAGAATCTCAGTTGGTCGATCCGTTCGGCCGACGCATCACCTACCTCAGACTGTCGGTTACTGACCGCTGCGATTTTCGCTGCACCTATTGCATGAGCGAAGACATGGTCTTCGCTCCGCGCGCGCAAATCCTCACATTGGAAGAGCTCTACGCCGTGGCCGATGCGTTCATTAGCCTGGGCGTCAAACGTATTCGTGTAACCGGCGGTGAACCGCTGGTACGCAAAGGCTTGCCGAGCTTGCTGGAGCGTCTGGGCGCCCGTGAAGAGCTGGAAGATCTAGCCATCACCACTAACGGCTCGCAACTGCCAGTACTCGCGACAGCACTGCGCGAGGCAGGTGTCAGACGTCTCAATATCAGTCTCGATTCGCTCAAGCGCGAGCGGTTTGCCGAGCTGACCCGCCGTGACATGCTTCATCAGGTCATCGAAGGCATCGATGCAGCGCGCAGTGCAGGTTTCCGCAGGATCAAGCTCAACAGTGTGATTCAGAAAGGCAGGAACGATGACGAGGTGTTGGATCTGGTGAATTTCGCCGTCGACCGCGGACTGGACATCAGCTTCATCGAGGAAATGCCGCTCGGAAACATCTCCAGCCATGAGCGTGAAATCACCTTCTGTTCCAGTGAGGAGGTACGTGAGCGCATCGAGCTAGGGCATCAGCTGATCCGCAGCAGCCATACCACCGGAGGCCCGTCGCGTTATTGGCAGGTTGCCGGTAGCGAAACCCAAGTCGGCTTCATTTCGCCGCACAGCAACAATTTTTGCGGAAGCTGCAACCGAGTGCGTGTCACGGCTGAAGGCAAGCTGGTGCTATGCCTGGGACACGAGGGCGCGCTCGATCTCAAGACCCTGATGCGTCGCTATCCGGGCGACAGCGAGCGACTGCGCCAGGCGCTGGTCGACGCGCTGCAGCTCAAGCCGGAGAAGCATGAATTCCGTACTGACGAGCAGGTTCAAGTGGTGCGCTTCATGAGCATGACGGGCGGCTGA
- the mntA gene encoding type VII toxin-antitoxin system MntA family adenylyltransferase antitoxin produces the protein MTITQVEAALGQHPNIRLAYVFGSVAAGTARGNSDVDVAVLCDGPMTANQQIQLISDIAEATGRAVDLIDLATVGEPLLGQILQHGVRIIGGAERHARLVSKHILNNEDFMPYVERLLAERRQRWIG, from the coding sequence ATGACGATCACACAAGTTGAGGCCGCACTTGGGCAGCATCCCAACATCCGGCTGGCCTACGTTTTTGGTTCAGTTGCCGCTGGCACGGCGCGAGGTAACAGCGATGTGGATGTCGCCGTTCTGTGCGACGGCCCCATGACGGCCAACCAGCAGATACAACTTATCTCGGATATTGCTGAAGCGACTGGCCGTGCCGTAGATCTTATTGACTTGGCAACGGTGGGCGAGCCCTTGCTCGGTCAGATACTTCAGCACGGGGTGCGCATCATTGGCGGAGCGGAACGGCATGCGCGGCTCGTATCGAAGCACATCCTCAACAACGAGGACTTCATGCCTTATGTTGAGCGATTGCTCGCCGAAAGGAGGCAGCGGTGGATAGGCTGA
- the ligA gene encoding NAD-dependent DNA ligase LigA — translation MPSAQTAAERIAELRSEIDAHNYRYYVLDEPSVPDAEYDRLFKELRTLEGEHPELVTPDSPTQRVGGAALAAFGQIRHEVPMLSLGNAFEEQDLIDFDRRAREGLDLPAGDLLGDGVELEYSCEPKLDGLAVSLLYENGNLVRGATRGDGSTGEDISANVRTIRNIPLKLRGTGWPAVLEVRGEIYMPKAGFEGLNARQLEAGGKPFANPRNAAAGSLRQLDSKITASRPLELCAYGVGRSDGDLPDTHIGILEALKSWGLPISRELKLAKGVKECRDYFHAIGEKRDALPYEIDGVVFKVNSTAQQRELGFRAREPRWAIAHKFPAREEVTELLDVEFQVGRTGAITPVARLKPVQVAGVTVSNATLHNMDEVARLGVMIGDTVIVRRAGDVIPQILGVIPERRPEHAREVHVPEQCPVCGSAVERTQLIKRSKGRESISEGSIYRCVGRLACQAQLKQAIIHFVSRRAMDIDGLGDKIVEQLVDTGLVGSPADLYCLTFEQVLALEGFAEVSSRNLLKAIDASRTPSLARFIFALGISDVGEGTAKLLARALGSLDRISRAMPDVLVYLPDIGLEVAHEIHSFFEDEHNQLVIQQLRERGVQLQEEGEVHSEFAACATLAGLLDKLNIPFIASTGAQRLADRFGSLDGIIGADWLDLRQVERLNEKAARALRDYFDDPANAERARTIEAQLREFGMHWQSERKAAQGLPLAGQTWVLTGTLESMSRDEAKARLEALGAKVSGSVSAKTSVVVAGPGAGSKLTKANELGVEVADEESFLQRLATLEA, via the coding sequence ATGCCTTCCGCTCAAACCGCCGCCGAGCGCATCGCCGAACTGCGCAGTGAAATCGACGCCCACAACTACCGTTACTACGTGCTCGACGAGCCCAGCGTCCCCGACGCGGAGTATGACCGCTTGTTCAAAGAGCTCAGGACGCTTGAGGGCGAGCATCCTGAGTTGGTTACTCCGGACTCGCCAACTCAGCGGGTCGGCGGCGCGGCGTTGGCGGCCTTCGGCCAGATCCGCCATGAAGTGCCGATGCTGAGCCTGGGCAATGCCTTCGAAGAGCAGGACCTGATCGATTTCGACCGGCGCGCTCGCGAAGGGCTGGATCTGCCAGCCGGCGATCTTCTCGGCGACGGTGTCGAGCTGGAGTACAGCTGTGAGCCGAAGCTCGACGGTTTAGCCGTAAGCCTGCTTTACGAGAATGGCAATCTGGTGCGCGGCGCAACCCGCGGTGACGGCAGCACCGGCGAAGACATCAGCGCCAATGTGCGCACCATTCGCAATATTCCTTTGAAACTGCGGGGCACCGGCTGGCCAGCCGTGTTGGAAGTGCGAGGCGAAATCTATATGCCCAAGGCGGGCTTCGAGGGGCTCAATGCGCGTCAGTTGGAGGCGGGCGGCAAGCCATTCGCCAACCCGCGCAACGCGGCAGCTGGCAGCCTGCGCCAGCTGGATTCAAAGATTACCGCCAGCCGTCCGCTAGAGCTGTGTGCCTATGGCGTCGGCCGCAGCGATGGTGACCTGCCGGACACCCACATCGGTATCCTCGAGGCGCTGAAAAGCTGGGGCTTACCAATCAGCCGGGAGCTCAAACTGGCCAAGGGTGTAAAGGAATGTCGCGACTACTTTCATGCCATCGGCGAGAAGCGCGACGCATTGCCTTATGAAATCGACGGCGTGGTGTTCAAAGTCAACTCGACCGCCCAGCAGCGCGAGCTGGGCTTCCGCGCTCGCGAACCGCGCTGGGCCATTGCGCATAAGTTTCCCGCCCGTGAGGAAGTCACCGAGCTGCTCGATGTGGAATTCCAAGTTGGTCGAACCGGCGCCATCACGCCCGTCGCGCGGCTGAAGCCCGTACAGGTCGCCGGCGTGACGGTTTCCAACGCCACGCTGCACAACATGGACGAGGTTGCACGCCTGGGTGTGATGATCGGGGACACGGTCATTGTGCGGCGCGCCGGAGACGTCATTCCACAGATTCTCGGGGTTATCCCGGAGCGCCGTCCCGAGCATGCACGTGAAGTCCATGTGCCTGAACAATGCCCGGTATGCGGCTCTGCCGTAGAGCGCACCCAGCTAATCAAACGCAGCAAGGGCAGGGAATCGATCAGCGAGGGCTCTATCTATCGTTGTGTCGGCCGCCTGGCCTGTCAGGCGCAGCTCAAGCAGGCGATCATCCACTTCGTCTCGCGCCGTGCGATGGATATTGACGGCCTGGGGGACAAGATCGTCGAACAGCTCGTGGATACCGGACTGGTCGGCTCGCCAGCCGATCTGTACTGCCTGACCTTCGAGCAGGTGTTGGCGCTCGAAGGCTTCGCCGAGGTGTCGAGCCGCAACCTGCTCAAAGCCATCGATGCCAGTCGTACGCCGTCCCTGGCACGCTTCATCTTTGCCTTGGGAATTTCGGATGTCGGCGAGGGCACTGCCAAGCTGCTGGCGCGTGCTCTGGGATCGCTCGATCGCATCAGTCGAGCGATGCCGGACGTGCTGGTCTATCTGCCGGATATCGGTCTGGAAGTCGCCCACGAAATCCACAGCTTCTTCGAGGACGAGCATAACCAGTTAGTCATCCAGCAGCTCCGCGAGCGCGGCGTGCAGTTGCAGGAGGAGGGCGAGGTGCATTCCGAGTTCGCGGCTTGCGCAACATTAGCCGGGCTGCTCGACAAACTGAATATTCCCTTCATCGCCAGTACGGGCGCCCAACGTCTGGCTGATCGCTTCGGCAGCCTCGATGGCATCATCGGAGCCGACTGGCTGGATTTGCGTCAGGTCGAGCGCCTCAACGAGAAGGCGGCTCGCGCCTTGCGCGACTATTTCGACGACCCGGCCAACGCCGAGCGCGCCCGCACTATCGAAGCCCAACTACGTGAGTTCGGGATGCATTGGCAAAGCGAACGGAAGGCGGCGCAAGGACTCCCTTTGGCGGGCCAGACCTGGGTGCTCACCGGCACCCTGGAAAGCATGAGCCGCGACGAGGCCAAGGCCAGGTTGGAAGCGTTGGGGGCGAAAGTATCGGGTTCAGTCTCAGCCAAGACTAGCGTGGTGGTCGCGGGGCCCGGTGCGGGTTCGAAACTGACGAAGGCCAACGAACTGGGCGTCGAAGTAGCTGACGAAGAGTCCTTCCTGCAACGACTCGCTACCCTCGAAGCCTAG
- the smc gene encoding chromosome segregation protein SMC: protein MRLKSIKLAGFKSFVDPTTVSFPSNMAAVVGPNGCGKSNIIDAVRWVMGESSAKNLRGESMTDVIFNGSNTRKPVTQASIELIFDNSDGTLTGEYAAFAEISIRRRVTRDAQNTYFLNGVKCRRRDITDIFLGTGLGPRSYSIIEQGMISKLIEAKPEDLRNFIEEAAGISKYKERRRETENRIRRTHENLARLTDLREELERQLERLHRQAQSAEKYQEYKAEERQLKAQLSALRWQALNDQVGQREQVIGDQEVGFEALVAEQRNADASIERLRDGHHELSERFNLIQGRFYSVGGDIARVEQSIQHGQQRLRQLQDDLREAEQARLETESHLGHDRTLLATLGEELAMLEPEQDIADAAAEEASAQLEEAEATMQRWQEQWERFNQQSAEPRRASEVQQSRIQQLEQSLERLLERQRRLDDERTSLAGDPEDAAVAEMSELLAVGELNLEELSAAQEEADQQLEQLREQIRQVTQAEQQAQGELQRLNGRIASLEALQQAAMDPGKGVSEWLQERGLDQEPRLAEGLRVEPGWELAVETVLGADLQAVLLDSFDDLDMSSFGLGELRLASPSPAGGAVNGSLLDKVESAVDLSPWLGRVRPVEDLEQALAQRGSLAADASLISRDGYWVGRHFLRVRRAGEAESGLLARGQELERLQAERDEREASLDVLGDQLGRLREAQREKEDRREQLRRDHQDLSRQQGELNARLSASQAKLEQLSLRRRRLEEELFELSEQRALETEQLGEARLHLQDALDAMALDTEQRETLLASRDGTREQLDRIRQEARQQKDHVHQLAVRVGSLKAQSDSTRQALERLEQQFERVVERREQLNLNLEEGEAPLEELRMKLEELLERRMGVEEELKLARLALEDADRDLRDAEKRRTQAEQQAQLLRGQLEQQRMEWQALNVRRKALQDQLYEDGFDLHGVLATLPAGANESEWEAELERLGGRIQRLGPINLAAIDEYQQQSERKRYLDAQNDDLTEALDTLENVIRKIDKETRNRFKETFDQINGGLQALFPKVFGGGNAYLELTGEDLLDTGVAIMARPPGKKNSTIHLLSGGEKALTALALVFAIFQLNPAPFCMLDEVDAPLDDANVGRYARLVKEMSEKVQFIYITHNKIAMEMADQLMGVTMHEPGCSRLVAVDVEQAVALVEA from the coding sequence ATGCGTCTGAAAAGCATCAAGCTCGCCGGCTTCAAATCCTTCGTCGATCCGACAACGGTCAGCTTCCCGAGCAATATGGCGGCCGTCGTCGGGCCCAACGGCTGCGGCAAGTCCAACATTATCGACGCCGTGCGCTGGGTGATGGGCGAGAGCTCTGCGAAGAACCTGCGCGGCGAGTCGATGACCGACGTCATCTTCAACGGCTCCAACACCCGCAAGCCGGTGACCCAGGCCAGCATCGAGCTGATCTTCGACAATTCCGATGGCACCCTGACGGGCGAATACGCGGCGTTCGCCGAGATATCCATTCGCCGCCGGGTCACGCGCGACGCGCAGAACACCTATTTTCTCAATGGCGTGAAGTGCCGCCGCCGCGATATCACCGACATCTTTCTCGGCACCGGTCTGGGCCCGCGCAGCTATTCGATCATCGAACAGGGCATGATTTCCAAACTGATCGAGGCCAAGCCGGAGGATTTGCGCAATTTCATCGAGGAGGCGGCGGGCATCTCCAAGTACAAGGAGCGTCGTCGCGAAACTGAAAACCGCATTCGCCGCACCCACGAAAACCTTGCGCGACTGACCGATTTGCGCGAAGAGCTTGAACGCCAGCTCGAGCGCCTGCACCGCCAGGCCCAGTCGGCGGAGAAATATCAGGAATACAAGGCCGAGGAGCGCCAGCTTAAGGCGCAACTGTCAGCCTTGCGCTGGCAAGCGCTGAATGATCAGGTCGGCCAGCGCGAGCAGGTCATCGGCGATCAGGAGGTCGGTTTCGAGGCGCTGGTCGCCGAGCAGCGCAATGCGGACGCCAGTATCGAGCGCCTGCGCGACGGCCATCATGAACTCTCCGAGCGGTTCAACTTAATCCAAGGGCGCTTCTACTCGGTCGGCGGCGACATCGCACGGGTCGAACAAAGCATCCAGCACGGCCAGCAGCGTTTGCGCCAGTTACAGGACGATCTGCGTGAAGCGGAACAGGCGCGGCTGGAGACCGAATCGCACCTGGGCCATGACCGCACCTTGCTCGCCACCCTCGGCGAGGAGCTGGCAATGCTCGAGCCGGAACAGGACATCGCAGATGCCGCCGCGGAGGAAGCCTCCGCGCAACTCGAGGAGGCGGAAGCCACCATGCAGCGCTGGCAGGAGCAGTGGGAGCGCTTCAACCAGCAGAGCGCCGAGCCACGTCGCGCGTCGGAGGTGCAGCAGTCGCGCATCCAGCAACTGGAGCAGAGCCTTGAGCGATTGCTTGAGCGCCAACGTCGCCTGGACGACGAGCGCACCTCACTCGCCGGTGATCCGGAAGATGCCGCGGTGGCCGAGATGAGCGAATTGCTGGCCGTTGGCGAATTGAATCTTGAAGAGCTATCGGCCGCACAGGAAGAGGCCGATCAGCAGCTCGAGCAGCTACGCGAGCAGATACGGCAGGTTACGCAGGCCGAGCAGCAGGCGCAGGGCGAACTCCAACGGCTGAATGGTCGCATTGCGTCGCTGGAAGCCTTGCAACAGGCTGCGATGGACCCAGGCAAGGGCGTGTCGGAGTGGTTGCAGGAACGAGGCCTCGATCAGGAGCCGCGTCTCGCCGAAGGGCTTCGCGTCGAGCCGGGTTGGGAGTTGGCGGTCGAAACCGTACTGGGCGCGGACCTGCAGGCGGTGCTGCTGGATTCGTTCGACGACCTTGATATGAGCAGCTTCGGGCTGGGTGAACTGCGCCTGGCCAGTCCATCTCCAGCAGGCGGAGCGGTCAATGGCAGCTTGCTGGACAAGGTGGAATCAGCCGTCGACCTTTCTCCCTGGCTAGGACGAGTACGGCCGGTTGAGGATCTTGAGCAGGCGCTGGCGCAGCGTGGTTCGCTGGCCGCTGACGCAAGCCTCATCAGCCGTGACGGTTACTGGGTGGGCCGACACTTTCTGAGGGTCCGGCGGGCCGGGGAGGCCGAGTCCGGGTTATTGGCACGTGGCCAGGAGCTTGAAAGGCTCCAGGCCGAACGTGATGAACGCGAGGCAAGTCTGGACGTACTGGGCGACCAGCTCGGGCGGCTTCGCGAGGCGCAGCGCGAAAAGGAAGATCGACGCGAGCAGCTGCGCCGTGATCATCAGGATCTGTCCCGTCAGCAGGGTGAGCTGAATGCCCGCCTATCCGCCAGTCAAGCCAAGCTGGAACAGCTGAGCTTGCGCCGTCGTCGCCTGGAGGAAGAGCTGTTCGAGTTGTCCGAGCAGCGCGCCTTGGAAACCGAACAGCTGGGCGAAGCTCGGTTGCATCTGCAGGATGCACTCGACGCAATGGCGCTTGATACCGAGCAGCGCGAGACGTTGCTGGCGAGTCGCGACGGCACTCGCGAACAGCTCGATCGCATCCGACAGGAGGCCCGCCAGCAAAAGGATCATGTGCACCAACTGGCTGTTCGAGTGGGATCGCTGAAAGCACAATCCGATTCGACTCGCCAGGCACTGGAGCGCCTCGAACAGCAGTTCGAACGTGTCGTGGAGCGGCGCGAGCAGCTCAACCTGAATCTGGAGGAGGGCGAGGCGCCACTCGAAGAACTGCGCATGAAGCTCGAAGAGCTGCTGGAGCGGCGCATGGGAGTGGAAGAGGAGCTCAAACTGGCGCGCTTGGCGCTCGAAGATGCCGATCGTGACCTGCGCGATGCCGAAAAACGTCGGACTCAAGCCGAGCAACAGGCGCAGCTGTTACGCGGCCAGCTCGAGCAGCAGCGGATGGAATGGCAAGCGCTCAACGTCCGACGCAAGGCATTGCAAGATCAGCTGTATGAAGACGGCTTCGATTTGCACGGTGTACTCGCGACGCTACCTGCCGGGGCTAACGAATCGGAATGGGAGGCTGAACTGGAACGTCTAGGTGGACGTATTCAGCGTCTGGGCCCGATTAACCTTGCAGCGATCGATGAGTATCAGCAGCAGTCGGAACGCAAACGTTATCTCGATGCACAGAACGACGACCTTACCGAGGCACTGGATACGTTGGAAAACGTCATCCGCAAGATCGACAAGGAAACCCGTAATCGTTTCAAAGAGACGTTTGATCAGATCAATGGCGGCCTGCAGGCGCTTTTCCCTAAGGTTTTCGGCGGTGGCAACGCTTATCTGGAACTTACCGGAGAAGATTTACTCGATACCGGGGTGGCGATCATGGCGCGTCCGCCGGGCAAGAAAAACAGCACCATCCACCTGCTATCGGGTGGGGAAAAGGCTCTGACCGCTCTGGCATTGGTGTTTGCGATCTTCCAGCTCAATCCGGCACCGTTCTGCATGCTCGATGAGGTGGATGCGCCATTGGACGACGCCAACGTTGGGCGCTATGCGCGTCTGGTCAAGGAAATGTCGGAGAAGGTGCAGTTCATCTACATCACGCATAACAAGATCGCGATGGAAATGGCCGACCAGCTAATGGGGGTGACCATGCACGAGCCGGGTTGCTCGAGGCTGGTAGCGGTCGACGTGGAGCAGGCGGTGGCGCTCGTGGAGGCTTGA
- the zipA gene encoding cell division protein ZipA gives MDIGLREWLIVIGIIVIAGILFDGWRRMRGSKGKLKFKLDRNIASNLPDDDDSNELLGPPRVVSRNNEPAWDESDLPSMSARETSKRRNSDPQQGDLHFSDEEPVPTLLDPVAGDDETASASDQDLPPVEEVLVINVISRDPHGFRGPALLQNILESGLRFGEMDIFHRHESMAGNGEVLFSMANAVKPGTFDLDDIDHFTTPAVSFFLGLPGPRHPKQAFDVMVAAARKLSQELNGELKDDQRSVLTAQTIEHYRQRIVDYERRQMTTTKR, from the coding sequence ATGGATATCGGTCTGCGCGAGTGGCTGATCGTCATCGGCATCATTGTCATCGCCGGCATTCTTTTCGATGGCTGGCGGCGGATGCGCGGTAGCAAGGGCAAGTTGAAGTTCAAGCTGGACCGCAATATCGCGAGCAATCTGCCAGACGATGACGATTCCAACGAGCTGCTGGGGCCGCCACGAGTCGTGAGCCGCAACAACGAGCCAGCCTGGGACGAATCCGATCTTCCCTCGATGAGCGCGCGCGAGACGAGCAAGCGCCGCAACAGCGATCCCCAACAGGGCGACCTGCATTTCTCTGATGAAGAACCGGTCCCAACCTTGCTGGATCCGGTAGCGGGCGACGATGAAACGGCAAGCGCATCCGATCAGGATTTGCCCCCGGTTGAGGAAGTGCTGGTCATCAACGTAATTTCCCGCGATCCGCATGGCTTCCGTGGGCCCGCGTTGCTGCAGAATATTCTGGAGAGCGGTCTGCGGTTCGGCGAAATGGATATCTTCCATCGTCACGAAAGCATGGCGGGCAACGGCGAAGTGCTGTTTTCCATGGCCAACGCGGTCAAGCCCGGTACCTTCGATCTGGACGATATCGACCACTTCACGACGCCGGCCGTGAGCTTCTTCCTCGGCTTGCCTGGCCCCCGCCATCCCAAGCAGGCCTTCGATGTGATGGTTGCTGCCGCCCGTAAGCTGTCGCAGGAACTCAACGGCGAGCTCAAGGATGATCAACGCAGTGTGTTGACGGCCCAGACCATCGAACACTACCGCCAGCGCATCGTCGATTACGAACGCCGGCAGATGACTACTACCAAACGTTGA
- a CDS encoding flagellin, which translates to MALTVNTNIASLNTQRNLSNSSNALSTSMQRLSTGSRINSAKDDAAGLQISNRLTSQINGLNVAVRNANDGISLAQTAEGALQQSTNILQRMRDLSLQAANGSNNLDDRTSIQKEITALVSEMDRISETTTFGGRKLLDGSFATQSFQVGANANETISVSIGKMDTATLEGTVTTPATTAKTVGTYAAPNGAAGQISVTYDGGTAIDVALADGDDIDAAITKLNADAGVSAVATASKDADGNLVLEAKASGETMTIAVTGATYTADTDKTVVGAAAETEDKTVASINVADEDGAGAQAAIQIIDGAIKQIDSQRADLGAVQNRFDNTIANLQNIGENASAARGRIQDTDFAAETANLSKNQILQQAGTAILAQAKQLPQAVLSLLQ; encoded by the coding sequence ATGGCTCTTACAGTCAATACAAACATTGCGTCGCTCAATACTCAGCGCAACCTTAGCAACTCGTCTAATGCGCTCAGCACCTCTATGCAGCGCTTGTCTACTGGCAGCCGCATCAACAGCGCCAAGGACGACGCCGCCGGTTTGCAGATTTCGAACCGTTTGACTAGCCAGATCAATGGTTTGAATGTGGCCGTTCGCAACGCAAATGATGGCATCTCCTTGGCACAGACCGCTGAAGGTGCCCTGCAACAGTCGACCAATATTCTGCAGCGGATGCGCGACTTGTCTCTGCAAGCAGCGAACGGCAGTAACAACCTGGACGACCGCACCTCGATCCAGAAGGAGATTACCGCGCTGGTTAGCGAGATGGATCGTATCAGCGAGACCACTACCTTCGGTGGACGCAAATTGCTTGATGGTAGTTTCGCTACTCAGTCGTTCCAGGTGGGTGCGAACGCTAATGAGACCATTAGTGTGTCTATCGGAAAAATGGACACGGCTACTTTGGAGGGGACTGTTACTACCCCCGCAACTACAGCCAAAACCGTAGGCACATATGCTGCTCCTAACGGCGCGGCTGGACAAATTTCCGTGACGTACGATGGCGGAACTGCAATCGATGTAGCGCTCGCCGACGGTGATGATATCGATGCTGCAATCACCAAGCTCAATGCAGATGCTGGCGTTAGCGCCGTTGCGACTGCTTCCAAAGACGCTGACGGCAATTTGGTCCTGGAAGCCAAAGCGTCTGGTGAAACGATGACGATTGCCGTGACCGGCGCAACTTATACTGCTGACACGGATAAAACGGTAGTTGGCGCGGCCGCCGAAACGGAAGACAAAACGGTCGCATCAATAAACGTTGCCGACGAAGACGGTGCTGGTGCCCAGGCGGCGATTCAGATTATCGACGGCGCAATCAAGCAGATTGACTCTCAGCGCGCTGACCTTGGTGCTGTACAGAATCGCTTCGATAACACTATCGCCAACTTGCAGAACATCGGCGAAAACGCTTCGGCTGCACGCGGACGCATTCAGGACACTGATTTCGCCGCCGAAACCGCGAACCTGAGCAAGAACCAAATCCTGCAACAGGCTGGTACTGCGATCCTCGCCCAGGCCAAGCAGCTGCCGCAGGCTGTTCTGAGTCTGCTGCAGTAA